From the Porites lutea chromosome 5, jaPorLute2.1, whole genome shotgun sequence genome, the window ccacGTAAAAAGCCATTGAATGAAATGATTGAGCAATAAAGCTCATTTGTAGCTCATGGAAGACGTTGATGAGCTTTTGGAGGCACTCGACTCATTCGACTCATGAATTTATTTATTGAACTTAGTTGGACTGAACATTTTACTCTTACATCCCCTACTAAGTACTGCTTTGTTCCAAGTGCTTTATGCCCACAGTTTTGGCAGATTCTAGCGGGTACTACAAAGGCTTACATTTTCGCCCAACAGCATGAAGTAGATGATTTTTTTGTGGCCAGCTGAAGATCAGTTTTCGTACAATAAAAGTTAAACAGGCAAAGAACACTGACAACACCAATTGTGATTTATAGCTggttcaataaaggttgctttgggcattgtgAATTGGGAAATAGGACGCTATGGTGGTCACTCACGCAAATCATTGCGAGGTTTGGTATGCCCAATACCCTATTGCCAATTttcaatgcccaaagcaacctttattgaatcagctatatGTGGAAAACGGACGGCGAATTGTTACATTGCGACGCACCTTACCGTTATCCCCAACAAACGTTTTTATATGTTAGCCAATGAGCGAGCAAGGATTACCGGTTGACAGTCTCGCCTCCTTTTATACAAAGGTCGCGGTTGTTGTATTTTCTTAACTACAGATGTGGCTCTAACGAGAAAATGAGTGAATGCAGTGAAATCTGTCTCAAAAGCCTCCTAGTAGGTTTACATCTTGAAAGATGCAGCAGTAGAGTTTGAAATGCGCGACGGCCAGGACGCCTGCTTTCCATCTCCGGAGAAACTGCTTTTAGTGGAAAAACGAATTTTGGAAAGCGAATTCAACGCTTTCGTCGACTCTAAAAAGACGGGAAAAGGGAAAATACCACTAAAACCCGTGGAACTTTCCCAAAGGCTCAAAAGTTGTGATGCTTCTGGGCAATTTGGAACGTCGCCGAATCAGGTCCCGCCGATGAATGTTTTGCCTACAACAGCAATTACCACCATAATTAGGACTGTACAGGCCTCAAACTCTTAAATACTTAAGTTGGTTTCATGCTAACAGTAGGAAGCAAAAAGTTAAGCGCTTTAGGTTAACTGTGGTCACATTCAAAATTATATGCTGGTAATGCATTGACCAATTCTCGAACTTTAAAAGTGAAAGTAGCTTTTGCAGCTCATCGGAATGTTTGATTCAAAATTTCTGGGTAATGTTCAGGGTTGTAAATTCTCATCCTTGTGAAAACAAGGGTCAATGTGTGTTTCTCTGAATGAGAAATCTCTATTAACAGTAACTAGTTACCTGTTTTTACATTTGAGACCTTTCTCCTTTAGAAAAAGTTGTATGCATTACAGTGATATTCCCACTAAAACCAGAGGAAATTGACACACTTCGTTGATTGAGGACTCCTCTGATGAGCTTTTGTCATGACCACGACCAATTTTTGTCAAAGTCACAGATGCCAGTTGCGGCGAAGTTTGAAGGCAAAATATTGGACTAAAATTGAAGAAACTGATCGAGAAAACGTAGGCGTAAGGTGCCGCAGCGTGAAAAACATGTCGTCCACACGGACGACGTAATGGAAATATGACCTGGGAAGATTTTGATCAGTTATCATCAGTTTATAAGTTTTTCGGCCCTTTTTGTTCCTTTCCAAGACAAAAATGGTCAGCACTCGTTAACATCCGTCGAAAGGCCCTCTTATCTTCGGCCGGATTTCGTAAACGTGTCGGACCCGAAATGGGGTTCCTGTGGTGCGTGTGTGACGTAAGCCGAACCGGTCAGGACCGGTTTTGGGCACTAGAACACGAGGAAAAAAAAGAGCGAGCGATCATGTGAGTACGAGCGAGTTTATCAAACGAGAAACgaataaattttgttgaaatcatCGCAACAAAAGGTGGCGACCCTGCCAGGACACCTGTGATTCGAGAAAGTAACAGCGAGCGGCGAGAAGTGAGCGACGAGAGgaaatttacatgtaaacaCAGCGAAGAAACACCGAAGTCAACAACATGAGCGCCGAAGGCGAAATCAAAACAATGCAGGAGAAGATTCAAGGTAAACTGAAAATGCTTGAATTTACAGCGGGAGATACAGCGAAAGTAATCGAGACCGGAGACCTGAAGACAATTGAGAGGCATGGAAGCGCATTGGAGCACGTTATTGACAAAACACATCAGCTCAAACTGGAAGTTCAGGAGTTGCGTATTGAAAGTGGGAATGACCCTGTAGAGGTCAGACTTTGGACCGAAACTTTAGAAAGCCAAATCAGTAAATTTGAGGGAATTCTTAAAGAAGTGGAATATGTAGCTGCCGGTATTAGATCAATCGAAGAGGAAAAACGCGAGGaagagaaacggaaacggaatttGGAGGAAAAGATCCAGCTTGAAAAGGCTAAACACGAAGCGCGAGCGAGTCTTGAGAAAACGGCGAAGGCATCCACGGAGGAATCTGGGAATTTGAGCAGTGTCGGAGCGAAATTGCCAAAACTGGAGATAACTAAATTTCAAGGGACTTTCCTGGATTGGATGAGGTTTTGGAATCAATTCGAAACTGAAATCGACAAGGCTAAACTAACTCAAGTTGCTAAGTTTTCTTACCTGAAGGAGTTACTAGTACCCAGTGTCCGCGCGTCCATTGACGGACTCCCTTTCACGACGGAGGGTTACGAAAGGGCCAAAGCTATATTGAAAACCAAGTATGGTAAACCCAGTGAGGTAGCAAACGCACATATGCAATGCATAATTGGATTATCCACAGTTCATGGTGGACACCCAGCAAAAATCCATGATTTCTACGAGAAGCTAACAAGTCACATACAAGTGCTAGAGACCATGGGCAAGGTTAACGAAATAGGAGGGTTTGTGCGTGCGACGCTTGATAAATTACCTGGAATCAGAGCGGATCTGGTACGTCTAGACGATAACTGGCAAGAGTGGGGATTTGCAGAGCTAATCGAATCCCTGAGGAAGTGGTGTGACCGTAACCCTATTGTCAGCGAAAACCTTAAACCTGAACCGCCAAAGCCTGACCTGCGAAGTCGTTATCCTCCGAACCGTGACCCGCGAAATCGCTTCCAAGCAAGGAAAAATCCTGCTTACCAGACCAAAGATGAGAGTGCGAAGGTGGGGCGTAACTGCATCTATTGTAATGGCGAGGATCACAGCTCCACCCAGTGCAAGAAAGTCCCTGGCTTGCACCAGCGCAGGCAGATCTTGAGTGACAAGAAACTATGCTTCAACTGTACAGGAACAAGACATCAAGCACGGGAGTGCCACAGCAAGTACACTTGTCAACATTGCGGTGGCAGACATCACACGTCTATTTGTGACAGGCTGCCTAGCAACAGTCAAATGATGTTGGCAACTGGTGAGGGTTCTGTTATTTATCCGGTGGTAGTGGTGTTCGTCGATGGGATCAAATGCAGAGCATTACTAGACACAGGTGCGGGTAGTTCTTATGCGTCAGCGGCTCTGATTGAACGGCTTAACAAGCGACCAACTCATATCGAACATAGACAGATTGACATGATGCTTTGCTCAACAGTTCAAAAGGTACAAGGGTATTCAGTAACGGTTAAAAGTGTTGATGGGAAGTTTGAGATGATGACGAAGATCAATAAGGTGGACAAGGGTGTTCTACTCACAGTCCCAAATCCGAATTATGGAGAACTGATCAGCAAGTATCGTCACCTGCAGGGAGTGGTCATGGATGACGATGACAAGAAGAGTGAGTTACCCATTCATGTAATACTCGGCGCCAGCGAGTACTCAAGGATCGAAACTGAGACGAAACCTAGAATTGGTCAGCCGTCTGAGCCCATTGCTGAGTTCACTATGCTGGGGTGGACGATGATGTCCACAGGGAGAGAAGccgcgctatccaacgtttatTTGACGAAAACATCGGCAGCGGACTACGAACAACTCTGCTCTTTAGATGTTTTAGGGCTCGCAGATAGACCAGAAGCAGACCAGCAAAACGTGTTTGCCGAATTCTCTGAGCAACTGAACCGAAGTGACGAAGGTTGGTACGAATCGGGTTTGCTATGGAAGCCGGGTCACGATCACCTGCAATCGAACGAACGCGGAAGTATCAGGAGACTACAAGGTCTAGTGAGGAAGTTGCAGAGAGAGCCTGGTCTGATAGACAAGTACGATGAGATCATCCAAGAGCAACTCACTGAAGGGATAGTTGAGAGAGTTGTAGACGAGCCAAACGAGAGAGTATTTTACATCCCTCACAAACCTGTGAAAAAGGAAACTGCCGTGACCACAAAACTCAGAATTGTATTTGACGCATCGGCTAAGCCAAGTGAAGATAGTCCGTCGTTAAACGAGTGCTTAGAAACGGGGCCTCCCTTGCAGAATCTGTTGTGGAACGTTCTTGTGCGAAATCGCCTAAAGCCAGTAGCCTTAGCAGCTGACATCAAACAAGCCTTCTTACAAGTACGCATAAGACCTGAAGACCGGGATGCACTACGTTTCCACTGGCTCAAGAACAAGGACCCTTCAGTTATTGAAGCCTTGAGATTCACGCGAGCGCTCTTCGGGTTGGTCCAGTCGCCATTCTTGTTGGCGGGAACACTAAAGTTGCACTTGCAAAGCCTAAGAGAGAAATACCCAGTGGAGGTAGACGAGATCTTGAGGAGTCTATACGTTGATGACGTCATCACGGGGGGCAACACCAAAGAAGAGGTTCAGGACCTGAAGAAGACGATCATATCAGTGTTTGGGGATGCTAAGTTTACCATGCACAAGTGGAACTCCAACGAGCCTCAGCTAGAGAGTGAGAATGTTGTTCCGGTGCACGAGCCTCAGCTAGACGGTGAGAATGGGGTGCCTGTTGATGAACAGCAGAGTTACGCAAAGCAACAGTTGGGAGTTAAGGAAGGTGAATCCAAGATATTAGGTTTGCCGTGGAACAAGAGAGAGGATACAATTGCAGTGACTTTCCCTGAGGAACCTGTTGATAACACTAAGAGAGGAATGCTACGATTCTTAGCTGCGGTGTACGACCCGCTTGGTGTAGCGTCGCCCACAACATTAGTGGGAAAGCTTCTATACCGCGAAGTATGCGACAGTCGACTACCGTGGGATGAGAAACTGTCAGACAGAATTGGACAAGAGTGGCTGAAGTTTGTGAGGAGCCTCCCCAACAAGGTTGAAGTACTGCGGAGCATACCAAGGTTCAAGGAGCCGATCGAAGGAGTCCAGTTGCATGTATTCGGTGACACAAGTGGAGTTGGTACATCAGCGGCCGTCTATGCAGTGATTACGCAAGCCTCCGGGGTGAGCAAGGGCTTAATAGCAGCAAAGTCAAGATTAGCAAAGAAGAATCTTACAATTCCAAGATTGGAACTTGTGTCCGCTCACATGGCCGCTAACCTTGTGGAGAACGTGAGAGTCGCACTTGAAGGATATCCAATCAAGTCAGTCCATGGGTGGAGTGACAGTACTGTCGCACTCCACTGGATCAAGGGGGGAGGTACTTACAAACAGTTTGTGGCCAACAGAGTCCGCAAGATCAACGACAAAGATTACATTGAATGGAGACATGTCGACTCCAAACACAACCCAGCCGACATAGGAAGCAGAGGCTGCAAGGCAGATCAGCTGTGTAATGTGTGGTTGCCGGGACCACAATGGTTGTCCAAGCCAGAGGAGTGGCCGGGAGACGTAGTGACAGAGCCTAACAAAGAAACGGAAGCAGAAGCTAAGCTTACTAAGGAGGTGTTTGCAGTGGCAGTGGAGGCGAGGGACGACTTCGATGAAGTGCTGGAAAGGCATACCTTCTGGCGAACGATCAGAATCAGTGCATGGGTCATGAGATTCCTTCAAAATTGCCGGAGCAAGAAGTGGAACCGAGTAAGCGGACCCTTGACAACAGCTGAGACGGAGATACAGGTCAAGTGGTGGATAAGGCGGGAGCAGCAGAGACACAGTGTAACAGACAAGTTTCTGGAAGACCAAGAAAGGCTCAACCTTCAGAAGAATGACCAAGGAATCTATGTGTGCAGAGGAAGAATTCAAGGACATTATCCGGTGTATTTGCCACCCAGGGTAGTCTTATCAGAAAAAATGGTGCAAGACGCCCACATCTTGACGCTACACGGGGGAGTCGGCCTAACGATGGCGCATGTGAGACAAGAGTATTGGATTCCCCGTCTCCGGCAACTGGCGAAGAACGTGGTTAACCACTGCTATGGGTGTAAGAAGTTCCATGTGACAAAGCTCCAAAATCCACCGCCTGGAAACTTACCAGTGGATCGTACAGAGGGGACATTTCCGTTCCAAGTAGTAGGGGTGGACTACGCCGGGCCCATAACTTACAAGATTTCGAAGAAGAAAGAAGGCAAGGCATACATTTTACTGTTCGCATGCAGTCTAACGAGAGCAGTCCATTTAGAGTTACTAACTGACCAGACCACTGCTGGTTTCATCAGGTGtttgaaacatttcattttgagaCGGGGGAGGCCTACGAAGATTTATTCGGACAATGGAAGAAGTTTTGTGGCTGCATCCAGGTGGCTCAAGAGTGTTATGAGGGAGGAGAAATTGCAAGACTATCTGGCCCACCACAACATCCTTTGGCAGTTTAACCTCGCCAGAGCCCCATGGTGGGGCGGTCAATTTGAACGGTTGGTTGGAGTTGTGAAACAGTCATTTTACAAATCTATGGGACGAGCGTACCTGACATTCGGAGAGCTTGAAGAAGTTGTGCTTGAGGTGGAGGTGGCCGTCAATAACCGCCCGTTATCCTATGTTGAAGATGATGTTGAACTTCCGGTGCTAACGCCAAACGTCATGATGCACGGGCTACCTAACCTCCTGCCAGAGGAGGATGCAGAGTCAGTGGAGGATGTGGAGCTACGTAAGAGGACAAGATACCTCCGTCGCTGCAAGGACATTCTGTGGTCAAGGTGGACTACAGAATACATCAGAAGTTTGAGGGAGAGACACAATCTCAAACACAAGACCAAGGTGCTGACACTGAAAGTTGGAGATGTGGTGCTAATTCAGAGTGAGGAGCGCAACCGTGGAAAGTGGAACATTGGAGTTGTAGTGAAACTCATCAAGGGGCGTGACGGCGTCGTCCGAGCAGCGAGGTTGAGAGCGGGGAAGTCCTACTTGGAGCGAGCAATCCAACAGCTATGTCCAATGGAGCTGTC encodes:
- the LOC140937951 gene encoding uncharacterized protein, with amino-acid sequence MSAEGEIKTMQEKIQGKLKMLEFTAGDTAKVIETGDLKTIERHGSALEHVIDKTHQLKLEVQELRIESGNDPVEVRLWTETLESQISKFEGILKEVEYVAAGIRSIEEEKREEEKRKRNLEEKIQLEKAKHEARASLEKTAKASTEESGNLSSVGAKLPKLEITKFQGTFLDWMRFWNQFETEIDKAKLTQVAKFSYLKELLVPSVRASIDGLPFTTEGYERAKAILKTKYGKPSEVANAHMQCIIGLSTVHGGHPAKIHDFYEKLTSHIQVLETMGKVNEIGGFVRATLDKLPGIRADLVRLDDNWQEWGFAELIESLRKWCDRNPIVSENLKPEPPKPDLRSRYPPNRDPRNRFQARKNPAYQTKDESAKVGRNCIYCNGEDHSSTQCKKVPGLHQRRQILSDKKLCFNCTGTRHQARECHSKYTCQHCGGRHHTSICDRLPSNSQMMLATGEGSVIYPVVVVFVDGIKCRALLDTGAGSSYASAALIERLNKRPTHIEHRQIDMMLCSTVQKVQGYSVTVKSVDGKFEMMTKINKVDKGVLLTVPNPNYGELISKYRHLQGVVMDDDDKKSELPIHVILGASEYSRIETETKPRIGQPSEPIAEFTMLGWTMMSTGREAALSNVYLTKTSAADYEQLCSLDVLGLADRPEADQQNVFAEFSEQLNRSDEGWYESGLLWKPGHDHLQSNERGSIRRLQGLVRKLQREPGLIDKYDEIIQEQLTEGIVERVVDEPNERVFYIPHKPVKKETAVTTKLRIVFDASAKPSEDSPSLNECLETGPPLQNLLWNVLVRNRLKPVALAADIKQAFLQVRIRPEDRDALRFHWLKNKDPSVIEALRFTRALFGLVQSPFLLAGTLKLHLQSLREKYPVEVDEILRSLYVDDVITGGNTKEEVQDLKKTIISVFGDAKFTMHKWNSNEPQLESENVVPVHEPQLDGENGVPVDEQQSYAKQQLGVKEGESKILGLPWNKREDTIAVTFPEEPVDNTKRGMLRFLAAVYDPLGVASPTTLVGKLLYREVCDSRLPWDEKLSDRIGQEWLKFVRSLPNKVEVLRSIPRFKEPIEGVQLHVFGDTSGVGTSAAVYAVITQASGVSKGLIAAKSRLAKKNLTIPRLELVSAHMAANLVENVRVALEGYPIKSVHGWSDSTVALHWIKGGGTYKQFVANRVRKINDKDYIEWRHVDSKHNPADIGSRGCKADQLCNVWLPGPQWLSKPEEWPGDVVTEPNKETEAEAKLTKEVFAVAVEARDDFDEVLERHTFWRTIRISAWVMRFLQNCRSKKWNRVSGPLTTAETEIQVKWWIRREQQRHSVTDKFLEDQERLNLQKNDQGIYVCRGRIQGHYPVYLPPRVVLSEKMVQDAHILTLHGGVGLTMAHVRQEYWIPRLRQLAKNVVNHCYGCKKFHVTKLQNPPPGNLPVDRTEGTFPFQVVGVDYAGPITYKISKKKEGKAYILLFACSLTRAVHLELLTDQTTAGFIRCLKHFILRRGRPTKIYSDNGRSFVAASRWLKSVMREEKLQDYLAHHNILWQFNLARAPWWGGQFERLVGVVKQSFYKSMGRAYLTFGELEEVVLEVEVAVNNRPLSYVEDDVELPVLTPNVMMHGLPNLLPEEDAESVEDVELRKRTRYLRRCKDILWSRWTTEYIRSLRERHNLKHKTKVLTLKVGDVVLIQSEERNRGKWNIGVVVKLIKGRDGVVRAARLRAGKSYLERAIQQLCPMELSCDVRDTQLRNSVQLNPRAREFAPRRAAVAAAKRIREIAEQENK